A section of the Streptomyces sp. NBC_01591 genome encodes:
- a CDS encoding TIGR02234 family membrane protein, translating to MEYVSAVPVPQPRARAAAPSDTPGSRRSLASGLLLGAAGATVVLLASTQTWAEGRASVGGGSLPLTADGQDVTGLPAALAIVGLAALVAVFAVRGASRLIVAGLLALSGLGAGLSACLGASDSAALDEMAARSTGDTSATIDALAHTAWPYVTAAGGLLILLAGLLALRYGKLWPTMSGRYERDGTPRPRKAARTAPDPDRPEDLWKALDRGEDPTR from the coding sequence GTGGAGTACGTGAGTGCTGTCCCCGTACCCCAGCCCCGTGCCCGAGCCGCCGCCCCGTCCGACACCCCGGGAAGCCGCCGCAGCCTGGCCTCCGGACTGCTCCTCGGCGCGGCGGGTGCCACCGTCGTCCTGCTCGCCTCCACCCAGACCTGGGCCGAGGGCCGGGCGTCCGTCGGCGGCGGCTCGCTGCCGCTGACCGCCGACGGCCAGGACGTCACCGGCCTCCCGGCGGCCCTCGCCATAGTCGGCCTGGCCGCACTCGTCGCCGTCTTCGCGGTCCGCGGGGCCTCCCGGCTGATCGTCGCCGGGCTCCTCGCCCTCAGTGGCCTCGGCGCCGGACTGAGCGCCTGCCTCGGCGCCTCCGACAGCGCGGCGCTCGACGAGATGGCGGCCCGGTCGACCGGTGACACCTCGGCGACCATCGACGCGCTCGCCCACACCGCGTGGCCCTACGTCACCGCGGCCGGCGGCCTGCTGATCCTGCTCGCCGGGCTGCTCGCCCTGCGCTACGGAAAGCTCTGGCCCACCATGTCGGGACGGTACGAACGGGACGGCACCCCCCGCCCCCGCAAGGCCGCCCGCACCGCCCCCGACCCGGACCGGCCCGAGGACCTCTGGAAGGCCCTGGACCGCGGCGAGGACCCGACGCGCTAG